A window of Bufo gargarizans isolate SCDJY-AF-19 chromosome 9, ASM1485885v1, whole genome shotgun sequence contains these coding sequences:
- the RING1 gene encoding E3 ubiquitin-protein ligase RING1 isoform X2, with the protein MATPVSAQCSSKTWELSLYELHRTPQEAIMDGTEIAVSPRSLHSELMCPICLDMLKNTMTTKECLHRFCSDCIVTALRSGNKECPTCRKKLVSKRSLRPDPNFDALISKIYPSRDEYEAHQDRVLAKLSRLHNQQALSSSIEEGLKMQAMNRAQRVRKHHQESDNTTFSGGEDNCDSRSHVSNPSVHSNQEAGPSRKRSRASEDSGAEPDMSHEGEVRSPDPQGVGEAGSEIELVFRAHPLLVEKDSYSQTRFVKTTANATVDHLSKYLALRIALEEQAQRGGADGVTLGEVSEKQYTIYICAGAAGGQYTTLNGSLTLELVNEKYWKVSKPLELYYAPTKEQK; encoded by the exons ATGGCGACTCCAGTGAGTGCGCAGTGCTCCAGCAAGACGTGGGAGCTCAGCCTGTATGAGCTGCACCGCACGCCACAG GAAGCCATCATGGACGGTACGGAGATCGCGGTGTCCCCTCGGAGCCTTCACAGTGAGCTCATGTGCCCTATCTGCCTGGACATGCTGAAGAACACAATGACAACCAAAGAATGTCTGCACCGCTTCTGCTCGGACTGTATCGTCACCGCGCTGCGCAGCGG GAACAAGGAATGCCCCACGTGCAGGAAGAAGCTGGTCTCTAAACGTTCCCTACGCCCAGATCCAAATTTCGATGCTTTAATCTCCAAGATCTACCCCAGCAGAGACGAGTACGAAGCACATCAGGACCGAGTCCTAGCCAAGCTGAGCCGGCTCCACAACCAGCAGGCTCTGAGCAGCAGCATCGAGGAGGGCCTTAAAATGCAAGCCATGAACAG GGCGCAACGAGTGCGGAAACACCATCAAGAATCAGACAACACAACGTTCAGCGGCGGAGAAGACAACTGTGACAGCCGCTCGCATGTCAGCAATCCGTCTGTGCACAGCAACCAGGAGGCAGGGCCCAGCCGTAAAAGATCCCGGGCCTCCGAGGATTCTGGGGCAGAGCCAGACATGTCCCACGAGGGCGAAGTGAGGAGTCCGGATCCACAAGGTGTTGGTGAAGCAGGCAGTGAGATTGAGCTGGTGTTCAGGGCCCACCCTCTGCTAGtggagaaggacagctacagCCAAACCAG GTTTGTGAAGACCACCGCGAACGCCACAGTCGATCATCTTTCCAAATATCTGGCTCTTCGCATCGCCCTGGAGGAGCAAGCGCAGCGAGGTGGAGCAGACGGAGTAACTCTGGGGGAGGTCAGCGAGAAGCAGTACACGATATACATCTGTGCAGGGGCAGCAGGAGGACAGTACACA
- the RING1 gene encoding E3 ubiquitin-protein ligase RING1 isoform X1, producing the protein MATPVSAQCSSKTWELSLYELHRTPQQEAIMDGTEIAVSPRSLHSELMCPICLDMLKNTMTTKECLHRFCSDCIVTALRSGNKECPTCRKKLVSKRSLRPDPNFDALISKIYPSRDEYEAHQDRVLAKLSRLHNQQALSSSIEEGLKMQAMNRAQRVRKHHQESDNTTFSGGEDNCDSRSHVSNPSVHSNQEAGPSRKRSRASEDSGAEPDMSHEGEVRSPDPQGVGEAGSEIELVFRAHPLLVEKDSYSQTRFVKTTANATVDHLSKYLALRIALEEQAQRGGADGVTLGEVSEKQYTIYICAGAAGGQYTTLNGSLTLELVNEKYWKVSKPLELYYAPTKEQK; encoded by the exons ATGGCGACTCCAGTGAGTGCGCAGTGCTCCAGCAAGACGTGGGAGCTCAGCCTGTATGAGCTGCACCGCACGCCACAG CAGGAAGCCATCATGGACGGTACGGAGATCGCGGTGTCCCCTCGGAGCCTTCACAGTGAGCTCATGTGCCCTATCTGCCTGGACATGCTGAAGAACACAATGACAACCAAAGAATGTCTGCACCGCTTCTGCTCGGACTGTATCGTCACCGCGCTGCGCAGCGG GAACAAGGAATGCCCCACGTGCAGGAAGAAGCTGGTCTCTAAACGTTCCCTACGCCCAGATCCAAATTTCGATGCTTTAATCTCCAAGATCTACCCCAGCAGAGACGAGTACGAAGCACATCAGGACCGAGTCCTAGCCAAGCTGAGCCGGCTCCACAACCAGCAGGCTCTGAGCAGCAGCATCGAGGAGGGCCTTAAAATGCAAGCCATGAACAG GGCGCAACGAGTGCGGAAACACCATCAAGAATCAGACAACACAACGTTCAGCGGCGGAGAAGACAACTGTGACAGCCGCTCGCATGTCAGCAATCCGTCTGTGCACAGCAACCAGGAGGCAGGGCCCAGCCGTAAAAGATCCCGGGCCTCCGAGGATTCTGGGGCAGAGCCAGACATGTCCCACGAGGGCGAAGTGAGGAGTCCGGATCCACAAGGTGTTGGTGAAGCAGGCAGTGAGATTGAGCTGGTGTTCAGGGCCCACCCTCTGCTAGtggagaaggacagctacagCCAAACCAG GTTTGTGAAGACCACCGCGAACGCCACAGTCGATCATCTTTCCAAATATCTGGCTCTTCGCATCGCCCTGGAGGAGCAAGCGCAGCGAGGTGGAGCAGACGGAGTAACTCTGGGGGAGGTCAGCGAGAAGCAGTACACGATATACATCTGTGCAGGGGCAGCAGGAGGACAGTACACA
- the HSD17B8 gene encoding (3R)-3-hydroxyacyl-CoA dehydrogenase yields the protein MAAPMRLKSTLALVTGGGGGIGRAVCQRLSQEGASVVVVDCNIDSANETLRSLSRGVPGQDHVALTADVSRSESVRALMEQIQSHFSAPPRVTVNNAGITRDEFLLRLSEESFQSVLDVNLKGPFLITQAVAQSIVTSGQNGGSIINMGSIVGKVGNLGQASYAASKAGVEGLTKTAAKELAKFGIRCNTVLPGFIATPMTDKVPQKVLDKIAGLIPMGRLGQPEDVADVCAFLASDDSRYITGASIEVTGGLYL from the exons atggcggcgcccatgaGGTTGAAGTCCACGCTGGCTCTAGTGACAG GTGGGGGCGGCGGGATCGGTCGCGCCGTCTGTCAGCGCCTGTCGCAGGAAGGGGCTTCAGTCGTCGTCGTTGATTGTAACATTGACTCGGCTAATGAAACCCTCCGGAGCCTGTCACGTGGGGTCCCAGGGCAGGACCATGTGGCCCTCACTGCAGACGTCTCCAGGTCTGAGAGTGTCAGGGCTCTCATGGAGCAGATACAG TCTCACTTCTCTGCTCCTCCTCGTGTGACCGTCAACAACGCAGGAATCACCAGGGACGAGTTTCTGCTTCGTCTGTCAGAGGAATCCTTCCAGTCCGTGCTGGATGTCAACCTCAAG GGTCCGTTCCTCATCACACAGGCCGTGGCCCAATCCATTGTAACCAGCGGGCAGAACGGTGGCTCCATCATCAACATGGGCAGCATCGTGGGAAAG GTAGGTAATCTCGGCCAGGCCAGCTACGCTGCCTCTAAAGCTGGAGTGGAAGGTCTTAcgaagactgcagccaaagaacTGGCCAA GTTTGGTATCCGCTGTAACACAGTATTACCCGGATTTATAGCCACCCCAATGACTGATAAAGTCCCACAGAAAGTGCTGGACAAG ATTGCGGGTCTGATTCCGATGGGGAGGCTCGGCCAGCCTGAAG ATGTCGCCGATGTTTGCGCTTTCCTGGCTTCAGACGACAGCAGATATATCACAGGGGCGAGTATAGAAGTGACAG GTGGCCTGTATTTATGA